The window CGGGAACTCACGAAATTGGAAGAGAGAGCAAGAAAGAAGAAGGTTGGTCTCTGGCGGGATAAAAGGCCTACTCCTCCCTGGGAGTGGCGGAAGAAACATCACAGGAGTCAGAGAGGGGACTGAACTCGGGGGAGGTCGTCTTGATCTACCCGTTTTGAAAATGACGAACGGGAGAAGCGGACCACTTGCCGACGCCATTATTTTTATTGCTCCGATGAATATAATTTTATTCAGCCGAAGTCTTTTGTTAGATAAAAAGGAGGAGACAGAATGAAAACAGTAACCATGCGTGTTGATGATTCAACCTATCGGATTATCAAAGGGTGCGGCTCCTTTGATACAAGGTTAACATATTGATAAAATTTCGATTGCGAATAACAGATTGTTTACAATTTGCTTGAATTGCTTCTCATGATACGGTAAAAGATTATGGATATTTTTTTACACGGCGTTTTGGAGGTTCCATATGTACAGCCCCTGTCACCTTACGGAAAGCAATATTGAGCATTATCTTCCGTCTTTTGAAGCACTTGATAAACTGGCGTCCCATATATCCGGTATAGAATTCTCCACATCCTCTTTCGGAGACGTGGAAGCAGTTATTCAACAGAAAGGACAGGAAATTATACGGCAGCTGGCGCAGGGATATCTGTCTCAGCGTTCCGCAGAAGAAGAGAAAAAAGAATTTGTTCTCGGAGAAGACGGTATTCGTCGCAATCGTCGCAGAACAGATTGTACTCGAAAAATTGAATCACGTTTCGGAGAGGTCGAGCTGTCACGAATCGGTTATTACGGGCAGTTTGTCGGCAGCGTTTTTCCTCTGGATGCCGAGTTGAATTTGCCGCCCGACAAGTATTCACACGGCCTACGAAGTGAAATAGCGCATCTGACGGCAGTCGCTTCTTTTGACGAAACATTGGAGTTTCTGGAACGTCAGGGAGGCGGAATACTGCCCAAACGTCAACTTCAGGAAGTATCCGCAGATATTGTTCGTGATTTCAAGGAGTTTCACAAGCAACCCCTTGACTTGTCGTCCGTAATGGGCAGTATTTTAGTCATTACGGCGGACGGTAAGGGCGTATCAATGCATAATCAGGATCTGCGTCCCGCCGCCAAAAAACAAGCGGAAAAGGATCAGGATAAGAAAAAAGCCCGACTTCAGCCCGGAGAGAAAAAGGGGCGTAAGCGGATGGCGACCGTTGTCTCAGTGTATGACACATCCCCTTATCAGCGCACTCCTGAACAGCTTCTCAGTATTGACGGGGAAGTCGCACCGGAGCGTCCAGAAATTAAAAACAAGCGGGTCTGGGCGGAGATTAGGGAAGATATGGGGAACGCCCTTGACCAGGGATTCCGGGAGGCGCTTCGACGAGACCCTGAACAAGAAATGGAATGGGTTGTTCTTATCGACGGGCAGACCGATCTGGTCAGGCAGGTCGAGGTGCAGGCGGAGAAGCATGATGTAAAAGTAACCGTTATTCAGGATTTTATTCATGTTGTCGAGTACCTGTGGAAGGCGGTTCATGCTCTTTATCCAGAGAAAGAGAACGCTGAAAAACGAGAAAAGTGGGTTCAGGGCCGTACGCTTGAGATTTTGAAAGGAAACGCGCAAAGCGTGGCGAGCGGATTGCGTCGTGCGGCTACACGTAGAGGATTAGATGAAAATAAACGTATCCCTGTGGATACTGCTGCGAATTATATCAAGAAAAATCAGAAACGACTGAGATATGAAGAAGCTTTTTGAAAGGACTGCCTATCGCCACCGGTGTAATAGAGGGAGCTTGTCGTCACTTGGTTAAGGATCGTATGGATCTCACCGGTGCTCGTTGGCGACTGAAATCAGCGGATGCTGTGCTGAAGCTAAGGGCGCTGAAAACCAGCGGAGATCTGAAAAAATACCTGAACTTTCATTTTTGGAAGGAGCGGTGCAGGAACTATATCTGGATGCCGAACGGTGATGCAGTTCCGGCAATGATATAATCGCTGGAAGATTGCAGGAAAAGAGCCGCACCCATTATCAAAACAGCAGCCGAAGGACAGAAGAGAAATTTGTCCAATTTTATCGAGTTCGCCGTGTTGCAGTATCTCTCATCCGCCCAGTATGTTGATAGTGACGAGATGAATGAAATCCTTCAGGATACCGAACTGGTACAAAGTCTAAAAAACGGTATGAGTGACCTGGAACGCGGAGATTATACCCTTGTCTGATTTCAGGGTCGCGGAGTCCAAGACCTTTGCAAAACGAAAAAAGAAGATCGATCCGGCTCTGTACAGCAAAATACAGTCTGCGGCGATTTACGCAATTGCTTGACTTTCCAGATCGTTCCGCCTTAAGTTGGTAGCCACAAAATTAATTGTCAGGTTGTAATCCCACGAGACACCGAGCGGGTCCATAACGCATGACCCGGCTTGGTTGTACTCATCCAGAGTGAGAGCCGACAAGACACTGCCGGAGCACATTTTTATGTTTATCGCCCATATACCGTCGGGATATATTATGTCGGTCCTGCTGCTGGAGCGGGTTCGTCATGTTCAGGATTTCCGTCTATCTTTTGTTACGGCAGGGATGATAGGCTCAATAGCTCCCGATCTTGACATGGCCTTTTTCTATCTGGTTGATCATAGACAGGTGCATCACCATAAGTATGTCACCCACTGGCCGCTCTTCTGGCTGTGTCTGGTCGCTGTTTCCATTGTTTGGTTGCGGTTAAGCGGATATTCCAAGGCGGCATGCCTGTCTCTGATCTTTACGCTGGGAGGGTTCCTCCACCTGATTCTGGACATTTTTGTCGGCGATATATGGTGTTTTGCCCCTTTCAGCGACAAGGCCTATGCCATGTTTACGGTTCCCGCACTCTTCAAGCCCTGGTGGATGAACTTCTTTCTTCATTGGTCATTCTCGGTGGAACTTATTATCTGTTTGTGGGCTCTTGTGCTGTACCGTCGGCGCACTGAGAGGCCTCTGTAAATTACCCATAATGCGTAACCTGGTTCTTTGTACCCTGCTTCCGACATCCGACTTATGCTCTTGTCTGTGCTCCGTCACCGCACGGCTGACAATCCCGTGTGAGGCATTTATATGAACATAATCGGCTTGCGGAGGATTTTTTGCTTGCTTGATCTGATGAATCTATTATCCTGCTAAAAACAGGAAGTATTCA is drawn from Candidatus Electrothrix aestuarii and contains these coding sequences:
- a CDS encoding ISKra4 family transposase, giving the protein MYSPCHLTESNIEHYLPSFEALDKLASHISGIEFSTSSFGDVEAVIQQKGQEIIRQLAQGYLSQRSAEEEKKEFVLGEDGIRRNRRRTDCTRKIESRFGEVELSRIGYYGQFVGSVFPLDAELNLPPDKYSHGLRSEIAHLTAVASFDETLEFLERQGGGILPKRQLQEVSADIVRDFKEFHKQPLDLSSVMGSILVITADGKGVSMHNQDLRPAAKKQAEKDQDKKKARLQPGEKKGRKRMATVVSVYDTSPYQRTPEQLLSIDGEVAPERPEIKNKRVWAEIREDMGNALDQGFREALRRDPEQEMEWVVLIDGQTDLVRQVEVQAEKHDVKVTVIQDFIHVVEYLWKAVHALYPEKENAEKREKWVQGRTLEILKGNAQSVASGLRRAATRRGLDENKRIPVDTAANYIKKNQKRLRYEEAF
- a CDS encoding metal-dependent hydrolase, producing MFIAHIPSGYIMSVLLLERVRHVQDFRLSFVTAGMIGSIAPDLDMAFFYLVDHRQVHHHKYVTHWPLFWLCLVAVSIVWLRLSGYSKAACLSLIFTLGGFLHLILDIFVGDIWCFAPFSDKAYAMFTVPALFKPWWMNFFLHWSFSVELIICLWALVLYRRRTERPL